The following DNA comes from Oceanispirochaeta sp..
TTTTTTGTGATAATTCATAAAACAAGAATTGACAACTCCTAATTTCTGCTATATTCTAAAGGTGCGGACACGTGCACGCACCTTTTTGATAAATCGATATAAAGGAGAATTTTTATGAAAAGATCAAAACAAAGTTTTATTTCCCTACTCTTGTTCATAGTCCTGGTGGGCATTTTAGCCGGTTGCAGCAAAAAGCAGGAGGTATCAGAATCTCAGACGGCTGAACCCATAGTCCTCTCATTCTGGAATGGTTTTACTGGACCTGATGGAGAGATCCTGAAAGAGATCGTGGACAGGTTTAATAAGCAGGAGAACGGGAACATTCAAATCGTCATGGATATCATGGGATGGGATGTACTCTCCCAGAAACTACCTCCTTCTATTGCCACGAAAACAGCGCCGGATATGGCCCTGCTCATTGGTGATTGGATTTCCCAGTACATTGCCACAGGCTCTGTTCAGAAAATGGATGATTTTTGGGATATCACGGGGCTGGAATCATCGGCATACCTGCAGAATGTACTTGATCTGGGCATATATAATGATAGTTACTACTCCATACCGATGCAGTTTAACTTGATCTATCTTTTCTGGAATAAACAACTTTTCAACGAAGCTGGTCTCGATAGTAATATGGCTCCCGCCACGATGGAAGAACTGGCAGATTATGCACGCCGTTTGACAGATTCCTCCAAGGGGCAATTCGGTCTTGGTCTACCCATAAAGGGAGCTCCTCAGTACTGGACTTCATTCTTCTGGAACAACGGTGGTGAACTTTTTGACCTAGAAGCAGAAAAATCGGCTTTATACTCCCCTCAAAACATTAAGACCCTCTCATGGATGCAGGATCTTGCCGTGAAGGATAAAGTGACACCTCTGGGCGCCACAGGGGGGGAGATGGAAAACCTGTTTATGAGTGGTAAATTGGCCATGTATATCAATGGACCCTGGATGATCAATGGCATAAAGAGCAATAACATTGACTTTGGAGTCTCTGTAGCACCGAAGGGAAGCTCTCGTCATGAGGTGATCGGAGGGAACATTGGATTTATTATTCCCTCAAGTACCTCAGAA
Coding sequences within:
- a CDS encoding ABC transporter substrate-binding protein; translated protein: MKRSKQSFISLLLFIVLVGILAGCSKKQEVSESQTAEPIVLSFWNGFTGPDGEILKEIVDRFNKQENGNIQIVMDIMGWDVLSQKLPPSIATKTAPDMALLIGDWISQYIATGSVQKMDDFWDITGLESSAYLQNVLDLGIYNDSYYSIPMQFNLIYLFWNKQLFNEAGLDSNMAPATMEELADYARRLTDSSKGQFGLGLPIKGAPQYWTSFFWNNGGELFDLEAEKSALYSPQNIKTLSWMQDLAVKDKVTPLGATGGEMENLFMSGKLAMYINGPWMINGIKSNNIDFGVSVAPKGSSRHEVIGGNIGFIIPSSTSEEKKMACYEFMKYWLSDEVLKEWSLKNGFPVWSKAVLKDEAIQADPILGTISPLSSLGRAYNPTAFEGISALDADALWPMMESVLSGDVDPESALKKASEKIDSIFAEY